In the Priestia aryabhattai genome, ATACGCTTTATTTGGTCGTGGGAAGTTATTTCTTCTTCCGAATTGCAGAGATATTAGCTGAAAAGCTTTCTGTGAAGTCCGTGACGATTGTTAAAAATATTGCCATGTACTCTTTTGGATTTTACTTGATTCACCCAATGGTTTTAAACTTTGTGGCAAAAGCAGTACCAATACAAGGCAACTATATGTTTCACTTTGAAATCTTGGCACGCTATATTTTAACGCTAGCGGGCTGTTACCTAATCATTTGGGTATGTCATCGTCTTTTACCGTTCGCTAGCTTTTTGTTTGGTAAACTGCCAAAAGAAGCGGTATTCATTTACCGACGTCCTGATCATAAATAGAGTTTAGTTAAAAGTTATGTCTGCTTGCAGGCATAACTTTTTTTATAAAATATAAGAGATGATCGCACGGTAGTTTTAAAATATTTTTAAAAGTGACATGGTAAGATAATGATTATTTAGGTAATCACAAAAAGGGGAATTTGATATGCGTGTACTTGGGGTAGAAGATGATGCTTCATTATTAAACGGTATCGTAGAAGGATGAAGTTGACTGTAAGTCTGAAGGGGCTGATGGTTATCTTTAGCATAAATAAACTTTTAAAAAAGATTTAAAATCAAGAAAGTTTTTTCAAAAACAAATGAGCCAAAGGAAAAGGTGATTCTAAATAATAAAGGTAGGCGATGGAATTTCTTTCACAAGCCTAGCTATTTTGACATACGTAATAATAGTTAATATTTCTGTTTACTATCTAAACGTGCATGATAAAATAGAAAAGATGAATATGTGTTAGGAGGAACATCAGTGAAAATTAAGCTTGGCCTTTTATACGGAGGAAAATCCGCTGAACATAAAGTATCTTTACAAACAGCTCTAGCAGTTTCAAAAGCAATTAATCACGATAAATATGAAGTGCATCCAATTTATATTACAGAAACAGGAAAGTGGATTCGCGGCACACAGCTGACTGGTCCGCTTGAAACAGTTGCTCAATTAGAAATTCAAGATAACGGAACTGCTATTTCACCAGTTTCATTGAATACGGAAATGTTTGCATTAACAGATTCAAAAACAGATGATCAGCTAGATGTTATTTTCCCACTTCTTCATGGTCCAAATGGAGAAGATGGTACTGTACAAGGATTATTAGAATTATTGAATATTCCTTATGTTGGAAACGGTGTATTAGCTTCAGCAGCTGGTATGGATAAAGTTGTAATGAAGCAGCTGTTTGCTCAGGCAGGTCTGCCTCAAGTAGAGTACGTATCATTTATCCGCCGCGAATGGGAAGCAGATCGAACGGCTGCTTATGAAAAAGTAGAAACACTTGGATACCCTTGCTTTGTTAAACCAGCAAACTTAGGTTCAAGCGTTGGGATTAGCAAATGTGATAACCGCGAAGAGTTAGAAGCGGCATTTGTTGAAGCCTTCTTATTCGATCGAAAAATTATTGTGGAAGCAGCAGCAGTTGGTCGTGAAGTTGAAATTGGTGTGTTAGGGAATGATGAAGCAGCTTGTTCAGTAGTTGGAGAAATCTTACCTAAAAAAGCGTTTTACGATTACAAAGCAAAATATGAAGACGGTGATACAGGTCTTATTATTCCAGCTGAAATTACAGAAGAACAGCATCAAGAAATGTCAGCACTAGCAATCAAAGCATTTAAAGCAATTGATGGATCTGGTCTTGTACGTGCAGATTTCTTCTTAACATCAGAAGGTAAATTCATTATTAATGAAGTTAATACGATGCCTGGTTTTACACCTTTCAGTATGTTCCCGTTATTGTGGAAACACGCAGGTGTTGAATATCCAGATTTAATCGAAAAACTTGTGTCATTAGCAATTGAACGTCATACCGAAAAGCAGCAAATTAAACACACAATGTAACTAACACAACACTATTCATCATGAATAGTGTTTCTGTGTTTAGTTTCAATTAATATTATCCATAGTTTACTTTAGGTCGAGAGGAGCAAACCAACAATGATTAAACGTACGCTTACACAGCTAGCTACAATGGTTCCAGGAAGTGTATTTCATAGCGGGAACGAAGCAGCTGTAATTGAGGGAGTCTCAATTGATACGAGAACAATTCAGCAAGGTAATTTATATATCCCAATTAAAGGGGAACGTTTTAACGGGCATACATTTGTCGATAAAGCAATTGAAAACGGAGCGGTCGCTACTCTATGGAACAAAGACGAAGAAAACCCACCGACAGACATTAGTGTTATTTTAGTCGATGATACACTAGAGGCCCTTCAGCAATTAGCAAAGTCCTATCGTCACGAGTTAGATATTAAAGTAGTGGGCATTACAGGAAGTAACGGAAAAACAACGGCAAAAGACATGGTGAAAGCTGTGCTCGATACAACTTACCGTGTTCTGAAAACAGATGGAAACTTTAATAATCATATTGGCATGCCGCTTACTATTTTGCGTTTAGATGAAACTCATGATATTGCAGTTTTAGAAATGGGCATGAGCAGCCGAGGAGAGATTGAGTTTCTTTCTAATTTAGCGGAGCCTGATGTAGCCATTATTACAAATATCGGAGAATCGCATCTTCAAGACTTAGGAAGTCGTGATGGAATTGCGGAGGCAAAATTAGAAATTACAAGCGGCTTAGCGCCAACAGGTCAGCTTGTCTATAATGGTGATGAGCCACTTTTAACGTCGCGCGTAGTTAATCCAGTATTTGAAACGGTGACATTTGGTAGCTCAGAACAAAACGATTTGTATCCAAGTGCTATTTCAGCTGAAGAGTTAGGAACAACATTCACTGTTTCACGTGAAACAACATATTCATTCTTTATCCCGGTATTAGGTAAACATAATGTTCACAATGCGCTTTCTGCTATTGCGGTAGGTCATTATTTTGGACTAGACAATGAAACAATCGCTAAGGGATTAAAAGAATTAAAGCTAACAAATATGCGTATGGAACTAGTGAAACGAACAGATGGACTGACATTCATTAATGACGCATACAACGCAAGTCCAACGTCCGTTAAGGCTGCTATCACGTTGATGCATGATTTAGAAGGCTATAAGCAAAAAATTCTTGTTCTCGGGGATATGCTTGAATTAGGCGATCAGGAAAAAGAGTTCCACAAAGAAGTGGGAGAGTTTATTCAAGCAGAAAAAATTGATTATGTTCTAACATACGGCCCCTTATCTGTTGAAATTGAGCACGGAGCAAAAAATAATTTTGTAGAAGATAAGGTAATGCACTTTGAGGAGAAAGATGAGCTTGTTAAAAAATTAACAGCGATTACAACAAGAGAAGATGTGGTTTTAGTGAAAGCATCTCGAGGAATGAAGCTTGAGGAAGTTATCTCAAAAATGATGCATAAATTACCGTGATATTAAAAAGAGTATAAGTAAGCTCTATTGCAAACGGAAAGCCATAGTGTTATGATGTAGTCTGAGTGTCTTGAGGCGCTTATACTCTAAACGTTGAATTTATTGAAGTAGTCGTTTAGAGCATTTTCCGTTTCCTCGGAGAATGCTTTTTTTTGTAAAATATAGATAGTCTAAATATAAAAGGAGTTTGAAAAACTTGGCATTATTTCAAGATTTAGGATTAAGTCAACAGCTTAATAACGCTGTGAGTAAAATGGGTTTTGAAGAAGCAACACCAATTCAAGCAGAAACTATCCCATTAGCACTAGAAGGTCACGATTTGATCGGACAAGCACAAACAGGAACAGGGAAAACAGCTGCATTTGGTATTCCTCTTATTGAAAAAGTTGATGTAAACGTAGATGCAATTCAAGGGTTAATTATTGCTCCTACTCGTGAACTTGCTGTACAGGTATCTGAAGAACTTTACAAAATTGGTCAAACAAAGCGCGTACGCGTGCTATCAATTTACGGTGGTCAAGATATCAGTCGTCAAATTCGTGCATTGAAAAAGCACCCTCATATCATCGTAGGGACACCAGGACGTATGCTAGATCATATTAATCGTCGTACACTTCGTCTACAAGACGTTCATACAGTTATATTAGATGAAGCAGATGAAATGTTAAACATGGGATTCATCGAAGACATTGAAAAAATCTTATCAAACGTACCTGAGAACCACCAAACACTTTTATTCTCAGCAACAATGCCTACTCCAATCCGTCGCATTGCTGAAAAATTCATGAACGAACCAAAAGTGGTAAAAGTAAAAGCAAAAGAAGTAACGATGCCAAACATTACGCAGTATTATTTAGAAGTACAAGAAAAGCGTAAATTTGATATCCTTACTCGTCTTTTAGATATGCAATCACCTGAATTAGCTATCATCTTTGGTCGTACAAAGCGCCGTGTTGATGAGTTATCAGAAGCATTAAATATGCGTGGTTATTCTGCACAAGGTATCCATGGTGACTTGACGCAATCGAAACGTCTATCTGTACTACGTCAATTTAAAGAAGGTTCTATTGACGTATTAGTTGCGACGGACGTAGCTGCACGCGGACTTGATATTTCTGGTGTTACTCATGTATACAACTTTGATATCCCTCAAGATCCGGAAAGCTATGTACACCGTATCGGACGTACAGGACGTGCTGGTAAAATGGGCGCTGCTATGACATTTGTAACGCCAAGAGAAACTGGACAGTTACACAATATTGAGCGTACAACAAAACGTAAAATGGAGCGTATGACTCCTCCAACGCTTGATGAAGCAATGGAAGGTCAACAGCGTATTGCAGCTGACAAATTAACAGAGTCTGTGACACAAGGCAACTTATCTTACTACAAACAGTTGGCAGAAGAGTTACTTGAAGAGCACGATTCAGTTTCATTAGTGGCAGCGGCAATCAAATTATTTACAAAAGAACCAAACGAATCACCAATTCAATTAACTGCTGAACCACCGGTAATTGCAAAAGGTGATAAAAACAAACGTGGAAATGGCGGAGGTCGTTCACGTTCTAACTCTAAAAACTACTCGCAGCAAAATCGTCGTGGAAACTCAAAGCGTTTTGGTGACAAGCGTCGCGGTGGAAGCAACGGTAGTGATAATAGAAATCGCAATAGCAGCAGCAATCGTAAAGATTCTCGCAGCAAAGCGTAAAACAAAAACGAGCCTTAACAGGCTCGTTTTTTTATGTGTTAATTGCTATTTTATTGGTGCACACTATGAGTAAAATAAAATGGGGTGTTCACTGATGTCGACCATTGTTCGGTTAGGTTATGTGGCGATGAGCGTTCATTTGGAAAATAGTTCTCCTTCTCAAACAATGACTTTTGCACAATTTCAGCGTGTGAAAGACCATGAAGCGGCCATTCGCAAGCTCGAACGTATCGCAATATCCAACTTAGAAAACTGCTTACGGTTATTAAAACATAATGCGTGGAGTGAAATTGAGTTTTTTCGATTCAGTTCTAAGTTAATTCCATTAGCTAATCATGACGTGCTAAAAGAGTGGAACTACATAGCTCCTTTAAAAGATGCTCTTCAGCGTATTTCTGTATTTTTGAAGAAACATCCAATGCGAGTAGATTTTCACCCGGATTATTTTGTTGTTTTAAACTCAACGGATAAAGAGGTTTTTAAGCATTCTATTCAAACTCTTCGCATGCATCAAAAGTTGCTAAAAGGAATGGAGATTCCGCTTCGGAATCGCTGTGTTTTACATGTTGGAGGAGCCTATAATGACAAAGAAAAAGCACTGGAGCAGTTTATTCATAATTGGGGGCTTGTACCTCAATCTATTCAGCAAATGATTATGTTAGAAAACGACGATACAACCTTTCATATAAAGGACGTCTTGTATTTATGTGAAAAACTAAATGTCCCAATCATTTTTGATCTTCATCATCATCAGGCAAACAGCGATGAAACTTCGTGGCAAGAGCATTGGGACCGTATCATTAGAACATGGGAATATGAAACACTTCCTCTAAAAATGCATATATCTAGTCCTAAAAGTGATAAAGAATTTAGAGCCCATGCAGATTATATCGATGTTAATGGGTTTTACAGCTTTTTAAAAGAAGTAAATGGAACGATACCGCAAATTGATTGCATGATTGAAGCTAAGAAAAAAGATGAAGCGCTCTTTCAGTTAGTAAAAGATTTGAAGTCTTATGAAGATGTGGAATTTATTAACTCATCCACTTTTTATATTAAATCCTAAAGCAGGCCTCATATCTGTGTCTTGTTTTTCTGTTTGAACGCAAGAAAAGCGAGAAGAAATCCAGCAATACCTCCACCAAAATGAGCTGTATTGTTGGTTCCTGGCGTTAGCAGACCTGAAAGTAATCCAATAATTAAAAAGACTACAATGATTTGCTGGTTACTTTTAGAAAGCATATGCTTTTGTTTTATTACAAGATAGAGGTAAAACCCAAGCAGCCCGAAAATGGCACCTGATGCACCCACATGGCTGTAAAAAGAAGATTGGATTAGAAATGTAACGATATTTCCAAGCAATCCACACGTAAGGTAGAATAGAAGAAACTTATAAGAAGAAAGAATACGCTCAGCACCTGGTCCTAACAAGAACAATGAAAATGAGTTAAAAAGAAGGTGTGAAAAGCTTAGATGCAAAAAGATAGGTGTGAAAAGTCGCCAGTAGTCTCCTTGAGAAATTAAGCTATTCACACCAATAAGCTGATGTATAAAAGATTCTGCAAGGTGTGAGGGAAGAGCGGCAAGTAACCATAGCGCAATGTGGATGCAGATAAGCGTGAAGGTAACAGGATAAAAACGTTTAAATTCAGCTGCATTTTCTGTGCGTACGAACATATTTGTCACTCCTTTTTATAAAGGCATTTTTATATACTATTCTGTAAGAGAGGATTAAATGAAAATGATTATAGGAACTGGAATTGATATTACAGAGTTAGAGCGGATTGAAAAAATGGTGCAGCGTCAAAGCGCTTTTATTACTCGGATTTTAACAAAAAATGAAAGAGAACGCTATGAAAAGCTATCAAGCCGACGCAAGGTCGAATTTTTAGCAGGAAGATTTGCTGTGAAAGAAGCATATTCGAAAGCTCTTGGAACAGGAATAGGAAAAGATTTCAGCTTCCAAGATATCGAAATCGTGAATGATGAAAGAGGAAAGCCCTACATTGTTACAAAACAACCACTTGATGCGTCTGTACACGTATCTATTTCGCACAGTGCGCACTATGCAATTGCTCAAGTAATTATTGAACGCTTGTCAAGCTAGTCTGCATATTCACTATTTCTTGTTCATATATTCATAGTGTGGATAGGGGAGACAAGATATGTTCTTGCTTCTCCGTTTAGCTGTGAATATACGAAATAAAGGAGTTGGGGAAATGCATAAAAAATGGATTGGCTTATTTGTTTGCGCCTTTTTTCTCTTAGCCTTATCAGCATGCGGTGAAAAAAGTCAGCAGGATGTAACAGATGCATTGGATGCCAAGGTACAAGAAATGGCGGGGTATAAATCAGATGCTAAGATGACATTGAATACAGGGAAAGATGCTCAAGTATACGATGTAGAGATTTGGCATAGTAAGCCTATGTATTATCGAGTGAATTTGAAAAATACAAAGAAAGATCAAAGCCAAATGATTTTGCGTAATGATGAAGGGGTTTTTGTCTTAACACCTGCCTTAAATAAAAGCTTTCGTTTTCAGAGCGACTGGCCGCAAAATAGCAGTCAAGCTTATTTGTATGAATCCCTTGTCCAAGACATTGTGAAGGATGAAAAAGCAAGTTTTAAATCAACGGATAAGCATTATATTTTTGAAACAAAAACCAACTATCAAAATAGCACAATGCTTCCTAAACAAGAAATTACGCTGAACAAAAGTGACTTAGCGCCTGTTTCGGTTAAAATTATGGATACGGATAATAAAGTGTTAATAAAAGTTGATTTCTCTAAGGTGAAATTCGATTCTAAGTTTGATAAAGGAGCTTTTGACACAAAAAGAAATATGACAAGTGCAAAGATTGACGTTCCGACACTAGCTCAGCAAAAATCATTTAGCGTCCTTTATCCTAAGGATGTTCCAAAAGGTACAAAGCTGTCCAAAGAAAAGAAAATTGAGACGGAAAATGGCGAGAGAGTCGTTTTAATGTACAAAGGAGAAAAGCCGTTTACTCTTGTACAAGAAAAAGCTCAAGTAGCTAAAACAGCAACATCTACAGTTACTGCCGGAGAGCCATTTGATTTAGGTTTTACTGTGGGAGCTTTAACGGATAAAAGTCTATCTTGGACATATAATGGAGTAGACTTTATGCTGGCTTCTGATCAGCTAACACCAGATGAATTGAGTACAGTTGCTAGGTCTGTGCAAAGTCAGATGGGAAAATAAGAGAAGCTTACAAGCCTGCATATATGTAGGCTTGTTCTTGCTTAATTTGAATAAAGATCGAGATGAAGTTTGGTTATAAATGTATTATACTAACAGAGGAAAGTACGTTTAGAATGGTTCTGAAAAAAGGAAGTGTCGTAGTAATGGATGCATTTTATAGAGAAACATGGGCAGAAATTGATGTAGAAGCCATTTTTCAAAATGTGAATCATGTAAGAGAACTGATACCGGGGCATAAAACGCTAATGGCCGTAGTAAAGGCGAATGCTTACGGGCATGGAGATAAAGAAGTAGCAGAGATTGCGCTTCAAGCTGGTGCTGATATGCTAGCTGTAGCTTTTTTGGATGAAGCTATTGCTCTTCGAAAAAAAGGAATAAAGGAAGCCATTTTAGTATTAGGAGCCGTGCCTACCCCATACATTCAAACAGCATTGAAGTGGGATGTAACGGTCACTGCTTATAGCAAAGCTTGGATTGAAGAAGCAGCGTCCATTCTAGGTGCAAACAGTCAGTTGCATATGCATTTAAAAATAGATACAGGCATGGGTCGCTTGGGAATTAGAACGAAAGAAGAATTACACGAAACGATGAATATCATCACTTCTCATTCAGGATTCGTGCTGGATGGAGTGTTTACACACTTTGCAACAGCAGACGAGCTAAACTCGCCTTATTTTGAAGAACAATACACATTCTTTGAAGAAATGGTTCGAATTGTGAAAGAACATAATTTTACACCTCCGATGATTCACTGTGCAAATAGCGCAGCCTTGCTTCGTCGTCCGAAAGATATCTTTAATGGCGTACGCTTAGGTATCTCTATGTATGGCTTGAGTCCTTCTGAGGAATTAAAAGAAGTCTTGCCAATTCCGTTAAAACAAGCGTTTTCGCTGCACAGCCGTATTGTGCATGTTAAAAAAGTCAAAAAAGGGAGTCATATCAGTTACGGAGCTACTTATGAAGCCGAAGAAGATGAATGGATTGCTACTATTCCAGTAGGATACGCAGACGGCTGGATTCGTAAATTAAGTAATTTTGAAGTATTAGTAGACGGAGTTAAAGTGCCAATTGTTGGTAGAATATGCATGGATCAATTGATGATTAAATTACCTAAAATGTATAAAATGGGTACAAAAGTCACATTTATTGGAAAACAAAAAGGTGCTGAAATTACAATTGATGAAGTAGCGAAGCATCTTGAAACAATTAATTATGAAATCCCTTGCATGATTGCAGCAAGGGTTCCGAGGGTTTATACAAGAGATTCGCAGCATATTGATGTTAATAATTATATCTTGCGCTGAATATACATCTTCCTGAGTCAACATAAAAAGTCTGCGAACAAAAGACAATAAAATAATAACTTCCATGCATAAAAGAGGGTATCAATTGACGATAATAGTGTAGAAATTGACAGAATTAACTTTCCATTAAAGCTAATCAATGTTATGATAAGGAAAGATGAGACTATTGGTGTGTGTATTGATGTTGGAGGTGTATGTTTGTGTCTGAAGCGAGCGCAACTACAGAAATCCTAGTAAGATTACCGAAAAATTTAGTATCGGAGCTCGATCTTATGGTTAAACAAGAAAATGGCAACCGAAGTGATTTTATTCACCAAGCAACAAAATTGTACCTTCGTGAGCGAAAAAAACGCCATATTCGCGAATCAATGAGACGTGGATATATGGAGATGGCAAAGATAAACTTAAATATTGCTTCCGAGGCTTTTCTAGCAGAGTATGAAGCTGATCATACTGTGGATCGTTTAGTAAGCGGGGGGTAATGACTTGGTAGTCAAACGTGGCGACGTTTATTTTGCTGACCTATCTCCTGTTGTTGGCTCAGAACAAGGAGGCGTTCGCCCTGTACTTGTCATTCAAAATGATATAGGCAATCGTTTTAGCCCAACTGTTATTGTAGCTGCGATCACTGCTCAAATTCAAAAGGCAAAGTTACCTACGCATGTTGAAATTGATGCAAAGCGCTATGGATTTGAGCGAGATTCAGTTATTTTACTAGAACAAATTCGTACTATTGATAAACAGAGGCTAACAGACAAGATTACCCATTTAGATGATGAAATGATGGACAGAGTGGATGAAGCCTTGCAAATCAGTGTAGGACTTATCGACTTTTAGAATTATACTTCCATTTATGCTAAGTTGCTCCTTTATGAGCAACTTTTTTAATTTGACTAGGAATAATTAGTAAACGTATATTGTAACAAGAAACGTTTTAAAAATGATAATATATATATAGATATAAATGAGTGTATTGACTCACAAGGAGGCCCTCATGAATCAAGATTTATTCAATTATATACAAAATCATAAATCAGAAATTTTTGATCGATGGCTAGTGTTAATGAATGATGTGGAAACAGAGCGGATTAAAAACATTGTGTCCGAGCAAGTGTACGTAAATGTGAGCTCTGATTTTGTAAATTTACTTTTGGCAAAAGCATTCCGTGATCAGGAAAATTTTGCAGAGGAACTAGAGGAAGTAGTAGGACGAGTTGTGAGTTTAGGGTGGCCCCTTGCTTATTTGACACAGGGTGTACGTAACTTGGGTCATGTAGTTGTTGAAGGGTATGTAAACAGTGAACATGTAAAAGCTGACCAAACTCATCCTGAATTATTCTATCGGTTTGACAAGTGGTTAAGCCCTATTTATAACAAAATAGTAGAACAATACTCCAACTCGTGGGAAAATACAGTTATGTTGCAAAAAGTTGCACTTCAAGAATTGTCTGCTCCATTAATACCGGTATTTGATAAAATTACAGTAATGCCGCTTGTGGGAACAATTGACACCGATCGCGCAAAGAAAATTATGGAAAACTTACTGCAAGGTGTCGTAAAGCACCGATCAGAGGTCGTATTAATAGATATTACCGGAGTACCAGTAGTGGATACGATGGTTGCCCATCATATCATTCAAGCTGCTGAAGCCGTACGTTTGGTTGGAGCCAAGTGTTTGTTAGTAGGAATTCGTCCGGAAATTGCTCAGACTATTGTGAACTTAGGTATTAACTTAAACGAAATTATTACGAAAAACTCATTAAAAAAAGGTGTAGAGTTTGCGTTAGAAATGACTGAGCGGAAAATAGTTGATATAGAATCGGAGGAATAAACGTGAGAATACCCATTTTGAAATTGTACGACTATTTATTGGTATCCATTCAATGGGAGCTGGATGATCAAACGGCTATTCAATTCCAAGAAGATTTGCTAAGTAAAATTCACCAAACTGGAGCAAAAGGAGTGGTAATCGATTTAACTTCAATTGATATGATCGATTCATTCATCGCAAAAGTGTTAGGTGACGTGGTTAGCATGTCTAATTTGATGGGGGCCAGAGTAGTATTAACAGGTATCCAGCCTGCAGTAGCTATTACACTTGTTGAGTTAGGGATTGGCCTAAACGATGTTCTTACTGCACTCGATTTAGAAAAAGGTCTTGAGAAACTCCAATCGGAATTGGGGGATTAGTATATGGAATTCCAATCCAGCGTAAAAATCGTAACAGAATGGGACATCGTAGCGGCACGCCAATTAGGTAGAAATGTGTCGAAAGAGCTAGGGTTTGGAACAGTTGACCAAGCTCGTATTACAACCGCCATTTCTGAATTAGCTCGTAATATTTACCTATATGCGGGTAAGGGTCAAATCTATATTGAAAAATTAAATCGTGGAGGAAAAAACGGTCTTCTTGTCGTAGCAACAGATGAAGGGCCAGGTATCCCCGACGTTCGCAAAGTAATGGAAGATGGATATTCAACATCGGGTGGACTAGGAGCTGGGCTTCCTGGGGTAAAGCGATTGATGGATGAGTTTGACATCGAAACAAATGTCGGAGAAGGTACTGAGATTAAAGCAGTTAAGTGGCTCCGGTAGGAGGAAATAGATAATGTCTTTTGATAAAGAGATGAGAGATTTATACAAAGATATTTTGGGGAACTATATCCAAACACAAAATGAACAAATTTTGTATCAAGGACAAAAACTAAGTAGAAAATCTTTAGAGAATGAAATATCGCCAGAAGATATTGTGAGCATTCATAAAGAAGTGATTGAAGAAATTTATTCTGATATTCCAGAAAAAGTGCTGCATTCTCTGGACTTTTTACTTGAGGTAATGATTAGCTACGGTCTTGCTCTTCGTGAGCATCAAACATTAAAAAATAAGCAGCGGGAGCTTCGTTCTGAAATCGAAGTTGCCGCTAACGTCCAGCAGACGCTGTTAGGGACAAAGGTTCCGGCTAGTTCAACTTTAGAAATTGGCGCAATTAGCGTACCGGCTAAACAGATGAACGGAGATTATTTTCACTTTGTAGAAGAAGAGCACGGTGGATTAAGTATTGCCATTGCCGATGTGATCGGAAAAGGAATTCCAGCTGCAATGTGTATGTCTATGATCAAGTATGCAATGGATAGCTTACCGGACTCAAGAAAAAATCCAAGTTACGTATTAGAGAATTTGAATAATATTGTAGAGCGAAACGTAGATCCAAGTATGTTTATTACGATGTTCTACGGAAGCTATAATCCCGAGACGAACTTATTTGATTATGCATCTGCAGGGCATGAGCCAGGTTTTTATTATGATGCCAAAGCTGATTCATTTGAAGATTTGGAAGCAAAAGGACTCGTACTAGGAGTCGATCGCCATGTGAAATATCTTCAGTACGAGCAGCAACTTTCAAAAGGCGATATGATTGTTCTGTTAACAGATGGTGTAACAGAATGCAGAACTGAAGAAGGATTTATTGAAAGATTGGACATCATAAAATTAATTCGAAAATACATGCATTTGTCTCCTCAAGAAATTGTAGAATCTGTATACAAAGAGCTGGAAAAATTACAGCATTTTCAATTGAGGGATGATTTTACATTGATTATTTTGAAGAGTTTAGTTTAAGTATTCTAAATAAGGGTACAGAAAAGATAGCACAAAATTAGAGGGGGTCTACTAATACGATGAATTTAAAAATAGATATACAAAAGGACGGTCAAGCATATCGTGTTAAGCTGGCTGGAGAGATTGACGCATATACAGCACCTAAGCTAAAAGAAAAGTTCATGGAAATTACTGAACATACTGAACCGGAAATTATAGTCGATTTAACCGATGTATCATATATGGATAGTACAGGACTAGGTGTATTTATTGCATTGTTAAAAGCCAATAAGAAAAATAACGGCTCTTTGAAATTTGTTGGTGTATC is a window encoding:
- the acpS gene encoding holo-ACP synthase — encoded protein: MIIGTGIDITELERIEKMVQRQSAFITRILTKNERERYEKLSSRRKVEFLAGRFAVKEAYSKALGTGIGKDFSFQDIEIVNDERGKPYIVTKQPLDASVHVSISHSAHYAIAQVIIERLSS
- the uvsE gene encoding UV DNA damage repair endonuclease UvsE, encoding MSTIVRLGYVAMSVHLENSSPSQTMTFAQFQRVKDHEAAIRKLERIAISNLENCLRLLKHNAWSEIEFFRFSSKLIPLANHDVLKEWNYIAPLKDALQRISVFLKKHPMRVDFHPDYFVVLNSTDKEVFKHSIQTLRMHQKLLKGMEIPLRNRCVLHVGGAYNDKEKALEQFIHNWGLVPQSIQQMIMLENDDTTFHIKDVLYLCEKLNVPIIFDLHHHQANSDETSWQEHWDRIIRTWEYETLPLKMHISSPKSDKEFRAHADYIDVNGFYSFLKEVNGTIPQIDCMIEAKKKDEALFQLVKDLKSYEDVEFINSSTFYIKS
- a CDS encoding rhomboid family intramembrane serine protease, with the protein product MFVRTENAAEFKRFYPVTFTLICIHIALWLLAALPSHLAESFIHQLIGVNSLISQGDYWRLFTPIFLHLSFSHLLFNSFSLFLLGPGAERILSSYKFLLFYLTCGLLGNIVTFLIQSSFYSHVGASGAIFGLLGFYLYLVIKQKHMLSKSNQQIIVVFLIIGLLSGLLTPGTNNTAHFGGGIAGFLLAFLAFKQKNKTQI
- a CDS encoding D-alanine--D-alanine ligase gives rise to the protein MKIKLGLLYGGKSAEHKVSLQTALAVSKAINHDKYEVHPIYITETGKWIRGTQLTGPLETVAQLEIQDNGTAISPVSLNTEMFALTDSKTDDQLDVIFPLLHGPNGEDGTVQGLLELLNIPYVGNGVLASAAGMDKVVMKQLFAQAGLPQVEYVSFIRREWEADRTAAYEKVETLGYPCFVKPANLGSSVGISKCDNREELEAAFVEAFLFDRKIIVEAAAVGREVEIGVLGNDEAACSVVGEILPKKAFYDYKAKYEDGDTGLIIPAEITEEQHQEMSALAIKAFKAIDGSGLVRADFFLTSEGKFIINEVNTMPGFTPFSMFPLLWKHAGVEYPDLIEKLVSLAIERHTEKQQIKHTM
- a CDS encoding DEAD/DEAH box helicase, which translates into the protein MALFQDLGLSQQLNNAVSKMGFEEATPIQAETIPLALEGHDLIGQAQTGTGKTAAFGIPLIEKVDVNVDAIQGLIIAPTRELAVQVSEELYKIGQTKRVRVLSIYGGQDISRQIRALKKHPHIIVGTPGRMLDHINRRTLRLQDVHTVILDEADEMLNMGFIEDIEKILSNVPENHQTLLFSATMPTPIRRIAEKFMNEPKVVKVKAKEVTMPNITQYYLEVQEKRKFDILTRLLDMQSPELAIIFGRTKRRVDELSEALNMRGYSAQGIHGDLTQSKRLSVLRQFKEGSIDVLVATDVAARGLDISGVTHVYNFDIPQDPESYVHRIGRTGRAGKMGAAMTFVTPRETGQLHNIERTTKRKMERMTPPTLDEAMEGQQRIAADKLTESVTQGNLSYYKQLAEELLEEHDSVSLVAAAIKLFTKEPNESPIQLTAEPPVIAKGDKNKRGNGGGRSRSNSKNYSQQNRRGNSKRFGDKRRGGSNGSDNRNRNSSSNRKDSRSKA
- a CDS encoding UDP-N-acetylmuramoyl-tripeptide--D-alanyl-D-alanine ligase gives rise to the protein MIKRTLTQLATMVPGSVFHSGNEAAVIEGVSIDTRTIQQGNLYIPIKGERFNGHTFVDKAIENGAVATLWNKDEENPPTDISVILVDDTLEALQQLAKSYRHELDIKVVGITGSNGKTTAKDMVKAVLDTTYRVLKTDGNFNNHIGMPLTILRLDETHDIAVLEMGMSSRGEIEFLSNLAEPDVAIITNIGESHLQDLGSRDGIAEAKLEITSGLAPTGQLVYNGDEPLLTSRVVNPVFETVTFGSSEQNDLYPSAISAEELGTTFTVSRETTYSFFIPVLGKHNVHNALSAIAVGHYFGLDNETIAKGLKELKLTNMRMELVKRTDGLTFINDAYNASPTSVKAAITLMHDLEGYKQKILVLGDMLELGDQEKEFHKEVGEFIQAEKIDYVLTYGPLSVEIEHGAKNNFVEDKVMHFEEKDELVKKLTAITTREDVVLVKASRGMKLEEVISKMMHKLP